GATATCGTGGAGGCCCAGCCCGATATTGTAGCTGAGGATGCGTTCTTCCGGAGACGTTCTTCCCGCTGTTTTTCCGGCCAGAACCGGAGCTATTTCCCCAAATTGACGGAAGCGCTCAAAATGCCGGAAATTCTTAACATGGTCACGATCATCGGCAAATACCTTGTCAAAAAACAAATCACAATTTTGGAATCCCTTTGTATGTACGGGGATAACAGTAATGCCTGGTTTGAAACAGCTGTCTTCGGCAAGGATGCCCTCCGCATTAGTAATGCAGGAAATGACGGCATCTGTTCCATCAATGAGGCTATTGATGTTTTTCACTTCTTCAAAACGGACGTTGCTGTGGCATTGGAATTCTTCAATGAATTGGGGAACATGCGTTTTGTAGGAAAGAAGACGCACCGTGAAGTTTTTTTCAGGATATAACGCCAGAATGCATGCCATAGTGGCGCGGGCCGTATTTCCCAGCCCCATCAGGGAAATTGTCTGGAAATCCTGTCTGGCGAATGTTTGAAGGGCGAGGGCGGCTACTGCTCCGGTACGGGCGTTCGTGACCCAAAAAGCGTCCATAAGAGCCAGAAGCTCTCCAGTATGATAATCGTAAAGCAGTATTTCCCCATTAATGGTTTTGGCCCGTTCCGGGTAACGCGTTACAATTTTTACCCCCATGGCGTTCAGGCCGGGGACGATGCAGGGCATCGTATTCATGAATTTTCCTTCTTCAAAGGCGATGCTTGTTTTATGGGGAAGGAATACAGGTTCTTCCTCCTTGATATGGAAGGACTCTTTTACCCATTGGATTGACTGCCGGGGAGAAATATTGAGGGAGGAAATAATTTCGTGAGGAATTGTCAGCATGGTAGGGGGATTAGAGTAAAAACGGCGTTTGGAAAAAGAGAGCTAATGACTAGTTTGAATGCATGGAACACATCTCGTGCATGGCCCGGACCAGGGCATCATTGTCGGTTGCGTCCCTGACGGCGACACGGATGAATTCCCTGCCTTCAAATCCTTTTTTCCGGCTGCAATCCTTAACAAGGATGGAGTGGTTTTTCAGCAGAAGGCCGGTCAGGGTGCGAGCTTTCATGGGGGGCTTGACCTCGCACATGAAGTAGTTTGCCTGGGAAGGGAACACGTTCAGGAAAGGCACGCGGGAGAGTTCCTGCATGAAGCGGTCCCGTTCTTTCATGAAACGGTTGCACGCACGTAGGATTGCTCATATTTCCCGAAGATTTGCATGTAGAATTCCGCAATGGAATTGATGTTCCAGATGGAAACGTCTTTTTTGAGCCATGCCGCCAGTTCCCTGTCCGCGGAGGCCAGAACACCCAGGCGGAGACCCGGAACGCCGTAGGATTTGGAAATGCTTTTTACCACGGTCAGGTGGGGATATTCTTCCAGGATGTCGTCTTTCAGCAGCGTATTGTCCGGCATTCCGCAGGAGAAGTCTACAAAGGATTCATCCACGATCAGGCGTACGCCGCGGGTTTTTGTCCACTGGCAGAGGCGCAGCACATCGCCTTTCGGCAGGAAGAAGCCGGAAGGGTTTCCCGGATTGACGAGGAGCAGGGTACCAATGTCTTTCCCGGAAAAAAATTCCATCAGGTCGTCCGCCGTGTAAGTGAAATTCCGGGAAGCAGTATGGAAGGGCACCACCATATCTGGATTCAGCCGGTTGGGATATTCCTCAAAGGTAGGGTAGATGATCCCCATTTTTCCCTCCAGGTGAGACATGAGCGCCTTAATGAGTTCCGCCGCGCCGTTGCCGATGCAGATGTATTCCTGGCTGATGCCGAAGTATTTTGCCGCCAGCAGGCTATTGACCCTCATTCCGGACGGGTATTCCCTCACCAGGCGTTCAAAATTTGCCTTGAGTTCGGACATGAGGCGTTTGTTGGGGAAATAGGGGTTGACCAGGTAGCAGAAATCCCTGATGCGGGGATAGCTCCAGTAGCCTCCGTACCGGGATTCCATCAGGCGCAGGTGTTCTTCCCTGTCCGGGGTGAATATGGAAGCTGCGATGTCCAGGTCCTGGATGTCGTCTATTTCATACCATGCTTCGCCGCCGAGGCGCAGCGCCTTGATTTCCGGCTTGTCCAGCAGGGCGATGACCCGCAGCACCTGTTCGTAATATTCATTATTGCCCAGGGCTTTGCTGTAGGCTGTAAGAAAGGGGACGTAATGGGTCTGGGAGAATTCCCTGCTGAATTTGTAAATATTGACGGTTTTAAAATATTCCGTCTTTTTCTTGTAGGAGAATTTGCTTCCGGGAATGAATTGCCTGATGTTGTCGTCTTCATCCAGCGTGACGACCGTGCCGTCCATCCAGCTTTCAAATTTGGCGACGAGGGCAAGGCTGGGATAGGGGTGGCGGAGCAGGGCGTCAATAACGGAGTCTTCAAAAATCAGGTCGGATTCAAAGAGCAGCGTATCGTCCTGGAGCAGGTGTTCTTTGGCCAGGTACAGGGAATAGATATTGTTGGTGCTGGCATACAGGGGATTGTCCACGTATTCCACAGGGGTGGAAATGTCCAGCCGGGAAAGGAAAGTCTTGAGCTTTTCCCCCTCATAGCCCGTAACGATTACAATTTTTTCCAGAGACGGGGAAAGGCGGTCCAATTGTTTCATCATGCGTTCTATCAGCGTCACTCCGTTGACCTGAACCATGCATTTGGTGTTGTTCCGGGTGAGCGCTCCCAGCCTTTTTCCCATTCCAGCCGCTAAAATGATCGCCTGCATAAGTACTCTAATTGGTCTTCAGAACTTGAGAAAGAACTGGAAACTATGTTTAACGGATTGAGCATCCGCCGTCAAAGTAAAAATTTCTGTAAGAATATGTTAATGGAATATTACACGGGTAAAAAGAAAAGACCGTTTTTTATGTCTCATCGCAAGCCTGTTATTTTTCATTGATTTGGCTTTGGTCAGAATGGACGAAACGCTTAACGGATGCTCAATCCGCTTGTCGCCAATACAGTGGAAAGGGTCGGATGAGGTTTGTCCGCCATTTTGGAAAGAGCAGTTTTACGATGATGGAACGAGTGTTTTTCTCCGAAAAGAACGGCTTGTTTTTCATTGACTTGTAAAAAGTGGGAGATAAAGTTCTGAATCTGCCGGATGTGCTTTCCTGGAAAAATGAAGCATAGCCCGCGTGTTTTTTGACCAAATTTACCTATGATGAAGCTGCCATCATTCATTACCGCCGGAAGAACCGGGAAATTAGTAAGGGGAAAGCATTGGTGGGTGACGGAAGTCCGGTGCTGCGGCCTGAACGTGCTTTCTTCCTGCACGGACAGGAAGAAGCGTTTCGTCCGTCTTTTCGGCATTCCGTGCGGGCGGTTCAAGGTGGGCCGGGAAAGTGAATTTTCCCAGTTGGGCAAACTGGTTAAAGCTACCGTCCGGGCCGAGGAAATGCCCCAGGCATCCGGAGTGCTGAGGATTGTGCAGCAGGCCATGACCTGTTTTTTGAATGAGGTGGCCGGCATTCTTGAAGAGGGCGGTTATCAGTACTGGCTGGATTTCGGGACCCTGCTGGGCGCGGTGCGGCACCGGGGCTTTATCCCCTGGGATGACGATCTGGATATTTCCATGCTGCGTGAAGATTATGAGAGGTTGAGGGCGAACGCCGCCGGGCTTTTCGGTTCGCGCGGTTTCTCCGTCAGTATGGATCCGTTCATCCAGATCGGGTTGCCGGGCACGTTATGCAATGTGGACATTTTCCCGTATGACACGGCCCCTGCCGCGTGGTCTCCGGATGCCCCTGAGGAAGGGGAGTGGCTGCTGCGCGGTTACAAGGCATCCGGAATGCTTGATTATGAGGTGGATTCCTCCTGCCGCTACCGGACGCGGTGTTCTTATGAGGAAAAGATGGCGATCCGGGACCGTGTGGTGATGGGAGGACGGCGGCCGGCGGATGGAGGAAACATTTTCCTGGGTTTTGAGATTCCTTTTGCCGGCCCGTGCCGCCATTCCTTCCGCCATGAATGGCTGTTTCCGCTTTCCCGCGTCCGGTTTGAGGGAAGGGAGTTCCCGGCCCCGCGGTTGCCTGAAATGGTGTTGTACGGCCAGTACGGGGACTGGGGAGCTCTGCCGGATTCTCCCCCTGTGCATTTTGATTTGAACCATATTTCCAAGGAGGTTCTGGGCAGGATGATGTACATGCGTGATACGGGGCGCCTTCCCGGACGAGGGTAAAGGGCGCGCCTGTTTTCCTTCCCCTCCGGGAGCAGCCCTTCTTTCTTCCTTGACCCTTCTGATTGAGGCGGGGTATCATCAGATAATGAGAAGACCCCCGATACCCGGCTTGGTGATGGCGGACGGATGGCTCCAGCCGTATTCCCGCCAGATAAGCGACCGCCAGCGTCTGTTTGACCTGAAAATGAAGAGGATCAACCAGCGCGCCGG
This region of Akkermansia muciniphila genomic DNA includes:
- a CDS encoding LicD family protein yields the protein MMKLPSFITAGRTGKLVRGKHWWVTEVRCCGLNVLSSCTDRKKRFVRLFGIPCGRFKVGRESEFSQLGKLVKATVRAEEMPQASGVLRIVQQAMTCFLNEVAGILEEGGYQYWLDFGTLLGAVRHRGFIPWDDDLDISMLREDYERLRANAAGLFGSRGFSVSMDPFIQIGLPGTLCNVDIFPYDTAPAAWSPDAPEEGEWLLRGYKASGMLDYEVDSSCRYRTRCSYEEKMAIRDRVVMGGRRPADGGNIFLGFEIPFAGPCRHSFRHEWLFPLSRVRFEGREFPAPRLPEMVLYGQYGDWGALPDSPPVHFDLNHISKEVLGRMMYMRDTGRLPGRG